The DNA segment TAAAAACTTCTACCGCAAAAACAATAGCTGCAATAGGCGATTTAAACATAGACGCCATTACACCCGAGGTTGCACAGGCAATTAATAATGTTCTAGTTTTTTTATCGACGTGCAATATCCTGCCCAAATTTGAACTTATTGCCGAACCAGATGTAATTGCAGGGCCTAATAACCCCACCGAACCACCAAACCCAACTGTTAACGGTGCCATAATTAAAGGTTGGTATATTAAGCGATACGATAACAATCCTTTTTGACGCAATAAAGAATAAAGCAATGAAGGGATGGAACGTTTAATAAATGAAGGGACAGAGGGTTTCAACTCTTTTACTAAAACGTATTTCTTCAGCAGATATACTAGTAACAGCCCTACAAAAGGTAAAACAAAATATATATGGTTTTCAGTAATTATAAGAGCGTGCTCAAAAAAAGACTGAATTGTAAAGGTTATATTTTTTAATGATAATGATACAATACCTGCTAATAAGCCTACTAAAGCACTTAAAACAAGTACAAAGTTTTTTTGGGAAATATGTTTATATCTCCACTTTAAAAATTTGGACAGAAACGTTTTAGACTCTGGCATTGTATAAAGATATAAATAAAGAGTTGGTATATACTTGTTATTGTTTTTTAGCTATAAGTATAGAGTACAAAAAAGTATTTTAAATCACGACTATTTACGTAGTTAGTTTTTCAATTCATTTAGTAATTCTGTAAAATTTTCTGAGTACAGTTGACGTAGGGTTTCAACATAATGTCTATTGTTATGACTACCTGTATTATAATCCTCAATAGCATTATTTGTTAAAGCTAATGCTTCTTCGTTTTTACCTCTAGCTTTTAAAATATGCGCCTTGTAATATTTTGCATCGGCAGAGCGATTATTGTTATAAAGCAATACTTTATCAAAATCTGCTAGTGCTTTTTCAACGTCATTGCTTTCGTAATATGCAATGCCTCTGTATAAAAAAGCAGTTGGTTCTACCCAATCTTCACCATATTTTTCGGTTTCTGTATGAATGTTTTTATTAAAATATTTAATAGAATTTTCGTGATCTTTTAACCCTAAATAGGCAATACCACGCCAATAATCTACACTGTGACCTTGGGGTGCATCAATAAAATTCGGTGTTAAGGTGTCACTTGCGTTAAAATCTGCAATGGCTTTTTTATAATCTCGGTAAAACCATAAATAGTTATACCCTCGATAGGGTTGCCAAATAACAGGGTCGCAGGCAACAGCCTTGTCTATTTGTAGCTTCCATTTATCGGGCATTCCTCTTTTTAAATAAGCGATTGAAAGTTCACGAACAGCATCACAATTATTGGGGTCAATTTCAATAGCTTTTTCTATACGGGTCATACTTTTAGGTGAACCTTGAAAAAGATGACTTCCACCTTCAAATACCTTTTTGGAAAGTGCTGTGCGTTCTTCTTTGGAAAGTATTGAGTAATCATCACTATTAGCGCACGAAAACAATAATACAACACAAAATAAACTAAGGTAATATTTCAAGTAGTTCCCCATTTTCAATTTTATAAAGCACATACATATAGTGATTGTAAGCGTTGCCGTCTTCATCTTTCATATATCCTACTTGCCAATTTTCTTTTCTAACGGTCAGTTTTAATAGTTGCTGAACCATATCGTCATTCATAGTAATAGGTTGCATTTCTTGGTTTAACTCTGAAACAGCTACATTTCCAGTTTCTCCATTACAATTTATATGAAAACGGAATATTAAAAAACCACTATCGGTATAAGAATCATTTGTATAATGCTCTTGAATATAGTTTCTAAAAGCATACTTACCTCCTTTATATATTTTAGGCTGCGAACTAGAATGAATTCCTGCAATTCCAATGTCACAAAGTTTAAAATTTTCAGTTAATAAAGCCTTTTCAGGATTTATATAGCCAATATGATTTGAGTATTTTTCTTCATCAACAGGAAATTTACCATAGTATTTGTAATAGACATAGCCGACTAAAACACCACCTATAACAACAAGTGACCCAATTATAATTGCTAAAACCTTAAAGGTCTTTTTCCAATTCATCTTACGGTTTAAGCGTGATCGCTAAATTAAGTTCTTTAAGCTGTTCTTTGTCAATTGCTGCAGGAGCATCTATCATAACATCGCGTCCAGCATTGTTTTTAGGGAAAGCAATAAAATCTCGGATGGTTTCTTGACCACCTAAAATAGCGACTAATCTGTCTAAGCCAAAAGCAAGGCCACCGTGTGGAGGTGCTCCGTATTGAAATGCGTCCATTAAAAAGCCAAATTGAGCTTTTGCTTCTTCAGGTGTAAAGCCTAAATAATCAAACATTTTTGACTGTGTTTCTTTATCGTGAATACGAATAGAACCACCGCCAATTTCATTTCCATTAAGGACCAAATCGTAGGCGTTGGCTTTTACAGCACCTGGGTTGGTGTTTAGTAATTCCATTTGGCCGGGTTTTGGAGACGTGAAGGGGTGGTGCATCGCGTGGTAACGCTCTGTTTCTTCATCCCATTCTAGTAATGGAAAATCGATAACCCATAAAGGGGCAAACTCATCGGCCTTTCTTAGCTCTAAACGTTCTGCCATTTCCATGCGCAGAGCACTTAATTGCGAACGCGTTTTATTAGTTTCACCAGAGAGTACACAGATTAAATCGCCTGCTTTGGCTCCTGTAGTCTCAGCCCATTTGGCTAAGTCGTCTTGGTCGTAAAATTTATCTACGGAAGATTTATAACTTCCGTCGTCATTACAACGCACGTAAACCATTCCTAAAGCACCTACTTGTGGTCGCTTTACCCAATCTATTAATTTATCAATTTCCTTTCGAGAATAACTGTTTCCGCCGGGAACGGCAATTCCGGCGACTAATTCAGCTGTATTAAACACCTTAAAATCTTTATGTTGCACTACTGTGTTTAACTCTCCAAACTCCATCCCAAAACGGATATCAGGTTTGTCATTTCCGTATCGTTGCATGGCTTCATCATAAGTCATTCTTGGGAAATCGCCAATTTCAACATTGTTAATTTTTTTCAGCAAATGGCGTGTTAACCCTTCAAAAATATTTAAGATATCTTCTTGTTCTACGAAAGCCATTTCGCAGTCAATTTGAGTAAACTCTGGTTGGCGATCGGCACGAAGATCTTCATCACGAAAACACTTTACTATTTGGAAATATTTATCCATTCCGCCAACCATAAGCAATTGCTTAAAGGTTTGTGGTGATTGTGGCAAGGCGTAGAATTGACCTTCATTCATTCGGCTAGGCACGACAAAATCGCGAGCGCCTTCAGGTGTTGATTTAATAAGGTAGGGTGTTTCAACCTCAACAAAATCTTTTTCCGAAAGATAATTTCGCACCGCCATAGTTACTTTATGACGAAAAACCAGATTGTTGCGTACTGGATTTCGGCGAATGTCGAGGTAGCGATACTTCATACGTAAATCCTCTCCGCCATCGGTTTTGTCTTCAATGGTAAAAGGGGGTGTTAGTGAGGTGTTTAAAACAGAAATTTCAGAAACTAATATTTCCACATCGCCAGTTGGCATATTTGGATTTTTAGATTCACGCTCAATTACGGTTCCAGTAACTTGGATAACAAACTCTCTTCCTACTTTTGAAGCTTTGTCCATCACTTTTTTAGGAGTTCGTTCTTCATCAAATATTAGTTGGGTAATTCCATATCGATCTCTCAAATCTACCCAGACCATAAACCCTTTATCCCGAATTTTTTGAACCCAACCTGATAGGGTTACTTCGGTATTAATATTTTTAGCTCTTAACTCGCCGTTGTTGTGCGTTCTATACATGTTCAGAAAATTGAATTGCAAATTTAATAAGATAAAGAAACTTGAGAAGATTTATCTAAGAATATTTAAAATCATTGTTGACGGTTAATAATAATGTGTATAAATAACTAAGTTAATGATAATTTGTTAATAAATGTTTAGTAAATTCGAGGTATTAACAATAAAACACATAATTATGAAACAAAACAACTTTAGTCACAGGTACCTCCTGTTCTTAATTTTACTATTACCGTTTTTTGCCTTTTCGCAAACAACTTTAACGGGAACAGTGATTGGTGAAGCAGGAGAAACCGTCCCCTTTGTCAATGTAATTGAAAAAGGGACAAGTAATGGAACAACGACTGATGTAGATGGTAAATTTACCATTGATGTTGGTGAAGTGCCGGTAGTTTTAGTCTTTTCTTCTCTAGGTTTTGAAAGCCAAGAATTTCGGGCTATTAATAGAAATCCTATAAATATAACGTTAGGAGAATCTGCTCAGGCATTAGAAGAAGTAGTTGTAACCGGTTTAGCAACATCGGTTAAACGAACAAATTCTGCAAATGCCGTAGCATCACTTTCCGCAGAGCAAATTACAGGAACAACGCCTCCGCCAACATTAGATGGAGCTTTATATGGTAAATTTCCTGGTGCTGTTGTAAATGCAAACTCAGGTGCTCCTGGAGGAGGGCTT comes from the Marixanthomonas ophiurae genome and includes:
- a CDS encoding tetratricopeptide repeat protein, which produces MKYYLSLFCVVLLFSCANSDDYSILSKEERTALSKKVFEGGSHLFQGSPKSMTRIEKAIEIDPNNCDAVRELSIAYLKRGMPDKWKLQIDKAVACDPVIWQPYRGYNYLWFYRDYKKAIADFNASDTLTPNFIDAPQGHSVDYWRGIAYLGLKDHENSIKYFNKNIHTETEKYGEDWVEPTAFLYRGIAYYESNDVEKALADFDKVLLYNNNRSADAKYYKAHILKARGKNEEALALTNNAIEDYNTGSHNNRHYVETLRQLYSENFTELLNELKN
- the aspS gene encoding aspartate--tRNA ligase; its protein translation is MYRTHNNGELRAKNINTEVTLSGWVQKIRDKGFMVWVDLRDRYGITQLIFDEERTPKKVMDKASKVGREFVIQVTGTVIERESKNPNMPTGDVEILVSEISVLNTSLTPPFTIEDKTDGGEDLRMKYRYLDIRRNPVRNNLVFRHKVTMAVRNYLSEKDFVEVETPYLIKSTPEGARDFVVPSRMNEGQFYALPQSPQTFKQLLMVGGMDKYFQIVKCFRDEDLRADRQPEFTQIDCEMAFVEQEDILNIFEGLTRHLLKKINNVEIGDFPRMTYDEAMQRYGNDKPDIRFGMEFGELNTVVQHKDFKVFNTAELVAGIAVPGGNSYSRKEIDKLIDWVKRPQVGALGMVYVRCNDDGSYKSSVDKFYDQDDLAKWAETTGAKAGDLICVLSGETNKTRSQLSALRMEMAERLELRKADEFAPLWVIDFPLLEWDEETERYHAMHHPFTSPKPGQMELLNTNPGAVKANAYDLVLNGNEIGGGSIRIHDKETQSKMFDYLGFTPEEAKAQFGFLMDAFQYGAPPHGGLAFGLDRLVAILGGQETIRDFIAFPKNNAGRDVMIDAPAAIDKEQLKELNLAITLKP